The window GACAAAAAAGACTTCGACGCCAAGACCTTGAACAGTGTCGAGATGGCCAGCGTCACCGGCTCGGTGGCGTGGAAGAACGACCAGCCTTCGATCCATATGCACGGCGTTGCCGGTGACGCCACGTTTCAAGCGTACGGCGGCCACATCCTCGACTTCGAAGTCACCACCGGCTCGATGGAAATCACCGTGATCGTGCACCAGCGTCGTCTGGAACGCGGGATTGACCCGTGCATCGGCGCCAACGTGTTGGGTATTTAAGCCAGGCAAATAACGCTCCCGCAGGCATCGAACGTTGCCGGCACCCGCTACTGCGGGAGCCACCCTCCCACATTCAAACTACAAAAATAAAGGGGCGATTCACATGAGCAAGAAGAAAACGGCGGTGACCTTTGCATTGGGTGCCATTGCACTCAGCACCCAGGCGCACGCCGACTTCCTGAGTGACAGCAAAGCCACGTTGGGAATGAGAAATTTCTACTTCAACAACGACAACCGCGACGGCACGGCTGCGCCGTCGAAAACCGAAGAGTGGGCACAGGGTTTCATGCTCGATTACAAGTCGGGCTACACCGACGGCACGGTTGGTTTTGGCGTCGACGCACTGGGCTTGATGGGGATTACGCTGGACAGTGGCAAGGGACGACACGTCGGCAGCAGCATGATTCCTTCAGATAGCGACAACAGCGCTGTCGACGAATGGAGCCGGTTGGGATTGACCGGCAAGGTCAAGGTCTCGAAAACCGAACTGCGCCTGGGCACGCTGATGCCCAAGCTTCCCATCCTGGTGTCCAACGACGGCCGTCTTCTGCCACAGACCTTCGAAGGTGGCCAGATCACCTCGGGCGAGTTCAAGGATTTGACCTTCACCGCAGGCCGAATCGAACACGCCACCGGTCGGGGCTCAAGCGATCAGACCGGGTTGGCTGCCACGGGCGGCACTCGTGAAAGCAACGCGTTCGACTTCGCCGGCGGCGACTGGAAAGTCACCAAGGACCTGACCGCCCAGTATTACTACGCTAACCTGGACAACTACTACACCCAGCAGTTTTTCGGTCTGATCCACACGCTGGCGATCGCGGAAGGTCAATCGCTGAAAACCGACTTGCGCTACTTCAAGACCGATTCATCCGGTGCAAACAGCTCGGGGACGTCAGGCTACAAAATCAGCGGCTACACCGAGGGCAATGATGGTGAGATCGACAATCGAACCTGGAGCGCCGCGCTGATTTATACGGTGGGTGGCCATGGCCTCACAGCGGGTTATCAAAGCGTTTCGAGCGGCAGCAACTTCACGCAGCTCAATCAGGGCAGCCTGGCCAACAAGGGTGCCGGCGGCTCCAGCGTCTACCTGTACACCGACCGACTGATTCAAACCTTCACCCGCGCAGGGGAACGCACAGCCTTCGGTCAATACGCCTACGATTTTGCCGCCATGGGGGTGCCCGGACTGAAAGCGTCTGTCATGTACCTCAGCGGGGACAACATCAAGACGACCTCTGGCGATACCCAGAAGGAATGGGAGCGGGATATTGCGCTGGACTACGTGATTCAGTCCGGTTCGCTTAAAGGTGTCGGGTTCGGATGGCGTAACGGCAAGTCCAACAGCGAGGCGTCCCGCAACCAGTATCAGAATCGCTTGATCGTGAGCTACAGCATCCCACTGCTGTAGGAGCAAAGCTTGCTCCGGGCGGCGATCCGACGATGGCGTCGGCACCTTCAACATCAACGTGACTGACACACCGCTATCGCGAGCAGGCTCACTCCCACATTGGATCTTGGGTGGCCGCAAAATGTATGACCAACCTCATTCCCTGTGGGAGTGAGCCTGCTCGCGATGGCCTCGGCAAACTCAACATCAAGGTGACTGACCCACCGCTATCGCGAGCAGGCTCGCTCCCACATTGGATCTTGGGTGGCCGCAAAATGTATGACCAACCTCATTCCCTGTGGGAGTGAGCTTGTCCAGATTCATTAGGCCAGATCAGTATTGAACTGATATCGCTTCGCCAGGGAACTCCTGACGTCCGCCACGCATCCTAGACTATGAGGTACTTCCTTTTTTGCTTCACGCTTTCCGAGGACACCGTCATGCGTCGTCTGATTATCATCTCTTCACTAGTGCTTTGTTTGCCCGTTGGTTCGGCCATGGCCGATGTAGATGCAAAAGATGTCGCCACCTCGGCCGGGGTCTCCGCATCGCTGTACTCGACCTTCAAGGATGACAAACGGGTGATACCAGCCCGAGATGACGCCACCAGCTTCGTCGCCAGTGGTGGCGCGATTCGGGGTGCTTATCTGGAGTCGTACTTAAAGCAGGTTCGCCTGGAAAATCCCGGTCTCAACGCCAGCGACGAAGACCTGGCCAGAGCAATCCTCGTCCAGGAAGGCGTAGCTGCAGGTCAATAAAGGCTGAAAAAGTAGCGGTGGGGCTCGCGGCACCCGGATAGCGTTTGCAGCCCTACCTCACTTCAGCACCCTTGGATAATCGCGCCCAACCTGCCACCAATTGCGCGCTGATGCTCACGCCGCCACACACCACAATCACTACATCATGGGCATCGGCAATCGCCGGATGGTCCAGGTATCCAATCGCCAACGAAACGCCGCACGCCGGCTCGACCAACTGACGCAGGTCGTTGGCGTAACGCACCACGCCCATGATCGCCTCGTCATCGCTGAGCACGACACATTCATGCGGGAAATCGAGGATGTGCTGCACCGGCCAGGCAGCCACCAACGTAGCGCCGAGCGACTTGGCGACCGTATCGATCCGGGGAAATACCACCGGATGTCCGGCGCTGACAGCGGCGGCAAAAGACGCGGCACCCTGGGTTTCACACGCAATGATCCGGCAGTCCATGCGCTTGTGGCGGATCAATCCGGTGAGAATCCCCGCCAGCAAGCCTCCGCCCCCTACCGACATCACAAGTGCATCGACCTGAGGACAGTCCTCGAGGATTTCATCGACCATCGTGCTGTGCCCTTCCCACAGCACCGGGTGATCGAAGGCTGGCACGTATTCGGTGTCCGCGCCCTGGGCGAGTTCCTTGGCCCGTAGATTGGCTTCGTCCCAGACCTTGCCATGGACGATCACCTCGGCACCGGTTTTCCTGATCCGTGCACGGGTGGTTTCCGGCGTGGTGTTCGGCACCACGATGCAGGCTTTCAACCCCAGGCTGGCGGCAGCCACGGCGGTGGCAAACCCGGCATTGCCGCCGGAAGGACAGATCACTTTGCGTTTCCCTTGCTCCGCCGCCTGGCTGCACAACAGCCCTATGCCGCGAAGTTTGAATGAGCCGCTCGGTTGCAGGTTTTCCAGCTTGAGCCAGATTCGTCGGGACGGGGTCGACAGATCCGGATGCAGAATCAAGGGCGTTCTGATGTGAAGCATGGTGGTGCTCCTTAAGGGTGAACGGTCCTTATCCAAGCTTAGTTCACCCTGCCCGGCGGCTACCGCTTCAGCTATAACGCGGTGCTGCCGTGGAGTTACCGAACAACCCCGAAAGCGTCTGGCGCTGGGCTTCGTAAGTGTCCCACTGGTCGCCTTGGTGCAGGCCGGGAATGGTCACCACTTCGCCTTGCGCCAGGCCCGTCAACGCGGCATCGACCATGTCCTGGGCAGACATCACGATCTCTTGCGGCAGGTTTTCCACTGGGTTGCCGGCCTCGCTCCAGAAGTCAGTAGCGGTAGCACCGGGCAATACGGCCTGGATACGAATGCCTTTGTCCGCCAACTCGCGGTGCATCGACTGGCTCAGGCCGAGGACAAACGCCTTGGTCCCGCCATACACGCCGTTAAGAATTTCCGGGGCGATGGCAACGATCGAGGAGATATTGATCACCGTCCCGGTGCCGCGAGCGACGAAGCCTGGCACCACCGCGTAAGCCAGGCGCATCAACGCGGTCACGTTGAGGGTGATCATGTCTTCCATGTCATCCACCGGGCTGCCGAGCAGCGGCATGACAGCACCGACCCCGGCGTTGTTGACCAACAGGGTGATACTGGCGTCGTTGCGTAGAATCTCTTCAACCCGCCGCACGTCGGCCTTGTCTTTCAGATCAGCGGCGACCACTTCCACGGCGCGGCCGGTTTCGTTACTCAGGTGGTTGGCCAGGGCGTTCAGTTTTGCCTGGTTGCGGGCGACCAGAATCAGGTCGTAACCCTGCCGCGCGAGGCGGTCGGCATACACCGCGCCGATGCCCGAAGAAGCGCCAGTGATCAGTGCGGTGCCTTTGGATGAGAGAGCCATGTCGATTACCTTCACAGTGAGGCGATAACGTCGCCGGGTGCGAACCGTTATAAAGGGTCTAACGCTCGTCTCAAATGACGTTTAAAGTACGTTTTTCGGACATGACCTTTTGAGGACACCTCAATGACTTCCGTAGCGTTTGTAGTGTTTGAAGGGTTTCAGTCCATGGCGCTGGCGGCCATGCCGGTGTTCGAGTACGCCAATTTCAGCGCGGGCGAAGCGCTTTATGACGTCAGCGTAGTGTCCGAAGACGGCCGCACATTGCGTGCGTCCGGTGGCCTGAGCGTCGGCACCGAAGCCTTTGGTGAACGAGTGTTCGATACGGTGATCGTAGTCGGCGGCGATGCCATCCTCGAGCAGGCGCCCGAGGGCGTGCTGACGTATCTGCGCCACAGCGTTAAAACCGCACGGCGCACGGCGTCGATCTGCTCCGGGGCGTTCGTCCTCGCCCAGGCGGGTTTGCTCGACGGACGGCGGGCCACCACCCACTGGGCTTATGCCCGGGAGCTGCAAGCGCGGTTCCCGTCGATCAAGGTCGAAGAAGACCGCATCTACGTCGTCGACGGTTCGATCTGGACCTCCGCCGGGATGACCGCCGGCATCGACCTGGCGCTGGCCATGGTGGAAAAGGATCACGGCGCCGCACTGGCCCGTTCCGTGGCGCAGAAACTGGTGATGTACCACCGCCGCGCGGGCGGCCAGTCGCAGCACTCGGCGCTGTTGGAACTGGAGGCGAAATCCGACCGCATTCAAACCGTCCTCGGCTATGCGCGAGAACACCTCACCGAAACCTTGTCGGTGGAGCAACTGGCGGACGTCGCGCGCCTCAGCCCTCGGCAGTTCAGCCGGGCCTTCCGGGCGGAAACCGGTCAATCACCGGCCAAAGCCATCGAGAACCTGCGCCTGGAAACGGCACGGCAGATGCTCGAGCGCGGACGCCTGACCCTCGACCAGATCGCCGAAGAATCCGGTTTCAGCGACTGCCGTCGTATGCGCGAAGCCTTCCTGCGGGCGTTCGGACAGCCGCCGCAAGTGATTCGGCGAAATGCCAGGGCCGACAGCGCCACATAGGAGCTGCCGCAGGCTCCTACACTGAACGGTGTCAGGTCCGTTTGTGGAGGTGCAGATGAAAATCTCGGCCAAACTGGCGTTTTTCGCCATTGTTTCCACCCTCGCCTACCTTGGGCTTGCGGTGTGGGGGCTTGGCGGGTTCTCGGCGTTTTTCGCTCATGCACCGCTGGTGGTCATCGTGCTTGCCACGTTGGTGATGGTCATCGCGTCCTGGTTCACCGAGGTCAACCTGAGTCCCGGCGAACGTGAAGACCGGGCCAATCGCTGGGTACTGCCGGCGTTCGGGGTGATCGGTTTATTGAGCGGGTACCTGCCGGCGTACACCGACCGGATCGATTTCTGGACCTTTGGCGGCGAAGGGGTGCGCTGGCTCGGGGCGTTGCTGTTCATCATCGGCGGCACGCTGCGGCTGTGGCCGGTGTTTGTGCTGGGCAAGCGTTTCAGCGGATTGGTGGCGATTCAGCCGGGGCACACGCTGGTCACCGACGGGATTTATCGCACCTTGCGCAACCCCAGTTATCTGGGGCTGATGATCACTGCCGTGGGCTGGGCCCTGGCCTTTCGCTCTGGCGTTGGCCTGTTGCTGGCCGCGCTGACGCTAATCCCGCTGATCGCCCGCATTCACGCCGAAGAAGCGCTGTTAAGGGCGCAGTTCGGCAGCGAATACGAGGCTTACTGCGCCCGCAGTTGGCGGTTGATTCCCGGGGTTTATTAGCCAATTCACCTATCCCCTGTGGGAGTGAGCCTGCTCGCGATTGCGATCTTTCAGTCACATCAACGCTGAATGTGCTGACGCCATCGCGAGCAGGCTCGCTCCCACATTAGATTGTGTGTAGGCGGATTTGGTCGTCTTGATCCACATGGGCCTCGACCGAGTCGTAGCTGGCTAATGTGGCATGCGGAGTCTGGAGCGGATGGTCGTGGGTCGCGGTCACCACGATCAGGCCCGCTCCCGCTGCCTCGGCGGCGAGAATGCCCACGGTGGCGTCTTCGAAAATCAGGCAATCGGCCGGTTCAACGCCCAAACGCCTGGCTGCCAGTCGATAGCCCGCGGGATCAGGCTTTCCGGC of the Pseudomonas frederiksbergensis genome contains:
- a CDS encoding OprD family porin, whose protein sequence is MSKKKTAVTFALGAIALSTQAHADFLSDSKATLGMRNFYFNNDNRDGTAAPSKTEEWAQGFMLDYKSGYTDGTVGFGVDALGLMGITLDSGKGRHVGSSMIPSDSDNSAVDEWSRLGLTGKVKVSKTELRLGTLMPKLPILVSNDGRLLPQTFEGGQITSGEFKDLTFTAGRIEHATGRGSSDQTGLAATGGTRESNAFDFAGGDWKVTKDLTAQYYYANLDNYYTQQFFGLIHTLAIAEGQSLKTDLRYFKTDSSGANSSGTSGYKISGYTEGNDGEIDNRTWSAALIYTVGGHGLTAGYQSVSSGSNFTQLNQGSLANKGAGGSSVYLYTDRLIQTFTRAGERTAFGQYAYDFAAMGVPGLKASVMYLSGDNIKTTSGDTQKEWERDIALDYVIQSGSLKGVGFGWRNGKSNSEASRNQYQNRLIVSYSIPLL
- a CDS encoding DUF2388 domain-containing protein, whose amino-acid sequence is MRRLIIISSLVLCLPVGSAMADVDAKDVATSAGVSASLYSTFKDDKRVIPARDDATSFVASGGAIRGAYLESYLKQVRLENPGLNASDEDLARAILVQEGVAAGQ
- a CDS encoding pyridoxal-phosphate dependent enzyme; translated protein: MLHIRTPLILHPDLSTPSRRIWLKLENLQPSGSFKLRGIGLLCSQAAEQGKRKVICPSGGNAGFATAVAAASLGLKACIVVPNTTPETTRARIRKTGAEVIVHGKVWDEANLRAKELAQGADTEYVPAFDHPVLWEGHSTMVDEILEDCPQVDALVMSVGGGGLLAGILTGLIRHKRMDCRIIACETQGAASFAAAVSAGHPVVFPRIDTVAKSLGATLVAAWPVQHILDFPHECVVLSDDEAIMGVVRYANDLRQLVEPACGVSLAIGYLDHPAIADAHDVVIVVCGGVSISAQLVAGWARLSKGAEVR
- a CDS encoding SDR family NAD(P)-dependent oxidoreductase, with the translated sequence MALSSKGTALITGASSGIGAVYADRLARQGYDLILVARNQAKLNALANHLSNETGRAVEVVAADLKDKADVRRVEEILRNDASITLLVNNAGVGAVMPLLGSPVDDMEDMITLNVTALMRLAYAVVPGFVARGTGTVINISSIVAIAPEILNGVYGGTKAFVLGLSQSMHRELADKGIRIQAVLPGATATDFWSEAGNPVENLPQEIVMSAQDMVDAALTGLAQGEVVTIPGLHQGDQWDTYEAQRQTLSGLFGNSTAAPRYS
- a CDS encoding GlxA family transcriptional regulator codes for the protein MTSVAFVVFEGFQSMALAAMPVFEYANFSAGEALYDVSVVSEDGRTLRASGGLSVGTEAFGERVFDTVIVVGGDAILEQAPEGVLTYLRHSVKTARRTASICSGAFVLAQAGLLDGRRATTHWAYARELQARFPSIKVEEDRIYVVDGSIWTSAGMTAGIDLALAMVEKDHGAALARSVAQKLVMYHRRAGGQSQHSALLELEAKSDRIQTVLGYAREHLTETLSVEQLADVARLSPRQFSRAFRAETGQSPAKAIENLRLETARQMLERGRLTLDQIAEESGFSDCRRMREAFLRAFGQPPQVIRRNARADSAT
- a CDS encoding methyltransferase family protein, whose protein sequence is MKISAKLAFFAIVSTLAYLGLAVWGLGGFSAFFAHAPLVVIVLATLVMVIASWFTEVNLSPGEREDRANRWVLPAFGVIGLLSGYLPAYTDRIDFWTFGGEGVRWLGALLFIIGGTLRLWPVFVLGKRFSGLVAIQPGHTLVTDGIYRTLRNPSYLGLMITAVGWALAFRSGVGLLLAALTLIPLIARIHAEEALLRAQFGSEYEAYCARSWRLIPGVY